In one Neobacillus sp. WH10 genomic region, the following are encoded:
- a CDS encoding DUF4179 domain-containing protein produces the protein MGYKKEDDQTLDQLQIPISLERLTKELPNRYRDGEFDENRIKQVDHEWDRFQKRLKKQWTFGKKVTAFTIAAAASVLLFMGSGFVSPAMAKMLAKIPPLSAIYDRYVNLSDLISKELKKEGYPVKEVREHVGGNKEGVYIFLEASDENIKKMKPGIEKVSFKILHGEIYKGTRIEDYYVRVRKFVEEPEAWKKEQARITEETDEIFKIVKPVLKSHGYENVWGGGPDRIELEFPNTESKEKIAEIQKAVEDALKAAGKESVTVKHKTFNLAKREHYNRWSDAVSGIAHEFMTYKKYHVSGVGYKSIDGEKMQINISMNLPSTDTKTSELAKELNVMAEDFIHSEEIWQKVKDDPYEIIITSKDKKRMNE, from the coding sequence ATGGGATATAAAAAAGAAGATGATCAAACTCTGGATCAACTACAGATCCCGATCTCCCTTGAAAGGTTAACAAAAGAGCTTCCTAATAGGTATAGGGATGGCGAGTTTGATGAGAATAGAATTAAACAAGTGGATCATGAATGGGATCGTTTCCAAAAAAGGTTGAAAAAGCAATGGACTTTCGGTAAAAAGGTTACGGCCTTCACGATTGCAGCAGCAGCCAGTGTGCTTTTATTTATGGGCTCAGGATTCGTTTCGCCGGCAATGGCAAAGATGCTGGCAAAAATCCCGCCACTTAGTGCTATCTATGATCGTTATGTAAATCTTTCCGATTTGATTTCGAAAGAACTGAAAAAAGAGGGGTATCCAGTAAAAGAGGTCCGGGAGCATGTTGGCGGGAATAAGGAAGGAGTTTATATTTTCTTAGAGGCCTCTGATGAAAACATTAAGAAAATGAAGCCTGGGATTGAGAAAGTTTCATTTAAAATTCTCCACGGTGAAATATATAAGGGCACTAGGATTGAAGATTATTATGTTAGAGTAAGGAAATTTGTTGAAGAGCCGGAGGCGTGGAAGAAGGAGCAAGCTCGAATTACAGAGGAAACGGATGAGATTTTTAAAATTGTGAAACCGGTCCTTAAATCTCATGGATATGAAAACGTCTGGGGCGGCGGTCCGGACCGTATTGAATTGGAATTCCCTAATACGGAAAGCAAAGAGAAAATTGCCGAAATCCAAAAAGCGGTAGAGGATGCCTTGAAAGCTGCAGGAAAAGAATCCGTTACGGTTAAACATAAAACCTTTAATTTAGCAAAAAGAGAGCATTATAATCGCTGGTCAGACGCTGTTTCGGGAATTGCACATGAATTTATGACCTATAAAAAATATCATGTTTCCGGTGTTGGCTACAAAAGTATTGATGGGGAAAAGATGCAGATTAATATTAGCATGAATTTGCCAAGCACTGACACGAAAACCTCCGAACTAGCCAAGGAGCTTAACGTAATGGCTGAAGATTTCATCCATTCAGAGGAAATCTGGCAAAAGGTAAAGGATGACCCTTACGAAATCATCATCACCAGCAAAGATAAGAAAAGGATGAATGAATAA
- a CDS encoding VOC family protein yields the protein MGTTIKMFVIAARDGSLAKKFYENLFNWKITDVGPLLQITGAGLSGHILKWPHKDHPTHVSMYINVENIQECLGKVEEMGGTVILQEMAVPTGGSIAQFLDPDGIIIGVYHSNPHTETQSKAEIDVNQIGFFEIAAREGHRSQRFYEAIFNWRITDDGPIMSISEEDAGIAGHLFNWTHEEPPYLTLYIKVEDISASLEKVTQMGGKVIIPETEIPSGGTFAQFLDLDGNAIGIYSGR from the coding sequence ATGGGAACCACAATTAAGATGTTTGTCATTGCTGCGAGAGACGGAAGTCTAGCGAAAAAATTTTACGAGAATTTGTTTAATTGGAAAATTACTGATGTGGGGCCATTACTGCAAATTACTGGTGCAGGTTTAAGCGGTCATATTCTTAAATGGCCGCATAAAGACCATCCGACACATGTCAGCATGTATATAAATGTTGAAAACATTCAGGAGTGTTTGGGTAAAGTCGAGGAAATGGGCGGGACAGTGATTCTCCAGGAAATGGCGGTTCCAACAGGCGGATCGATTGCCCAATTCCTTGACCCGGATGGAATTATCATTGGTGTTTACCATAGCAATCCCCATACTGAGACCCAAAGCAAAGCTGAGATTGATGTTAATCAAATTGGTTTTTTTGAAATTGCAGCAAGAGAAGGGCATCGTTCACAAAGGTTTTATGAGGCAATTTTCAATTGGAGGATTACCGATGATGGGCCGATCATGAGTATCTCTGAGGAAGACGCGGGGATAGCCGGCCACCTTTTCAATTGGACCCATGAGGAACCTCCTTATTTGACGCTATATATTAAAGTGGAGGACATATCAGCTAGTTTAGAAAAAGTAACCCAGATGGGCGGAAAAGTGATCATACCTGAAACAGAGATTCCTAGCGGCGGTACATTTGCACAATTCCTTGACCTAGATGGAAATGCGATTGGTATTTATAGTGGCCGATAA
- a CDS encoding hemolysin III family protein yields MNNYIREPINGLTHLAGAILAFVGLLAMVIKAAMTTPTPLALSAVIIFGVSMILLYSASATYHMVIARDKVIAFLRRLDHSMIFVLIAGTYTPFCFISLNGKTGAILFSIISGVAISGVVFKMVWFNCPRWISTALYIAMGWMIVFVFSPLTGSLNPVGLFLLILGGIFYTIGGVIYGAKPKFLETKYLGFHEIFHIFIMLGSLAHFFTVYLYVI; encoded by the coding sequence ATGAACAATTACATTCGGGAACCGATTAACGGATTAACCCATCTAGCAGGAGCTATTTTAGCCTTTGTGGGGCTGCTTGCGATGGTAATTAAAGCTGCAATGACTACTCCAACCCCACTCGCACTCTCGGCCGTCATCATTTTTGGAGTTAGTATGATACTGCTATACTCCGCATCAGCAACCTACCACATGGTTATTGCACGCGATAAGGTTATTGCCTTTTTAAGACGGCTCGACCATTCAATGATTTTTGTGCTGATTGCCGGTACGTATACGCCTTTTTGTTTTATTAGCTTAAACGGAAAAACGGGTGCCATTCTGTTTTCAATTATCTCTGGTGTTGCCATAAGTGGAGTTGTTTTTAAAATGGTGTGGTTTAACTGCCCGCGCTGGATTTCTACCGCCTTATATATCGCTATGGGCTGGATGATTGTGTTTGTTTTTTCACCGTTAACAGGAAGCTTAAACCCAGTTGGTTTGTTTTTACTGATCCTTGGTGGAATCTTCTATACTATCGGCGGGGTCATCTACGGGGCAAAGCCAAAGTTTTTAGAAACGAAGTATTTAGGCTTCCACGAGATTTTTCATATTTTTATTATGCTTGGAAGCTTAGCACACTTTTTTACTGTGTACCTGTACGTCATTTAA
- a CDS encoding DeoR/GlpR family DNA-binding transcription regulator: MMSVLPEERKNEILIELNQMGAVKVSDLVEQFQVSEETIRRDLMLLEEKGLLKRVYGGAIKSVFPFEEPPFINRTTVNQEAKEKIGKKAVDLISNGDVIVIDVGTTMLEFAKCIHDKKDVTIITNSLPVSSVLTESFNQNKFTGQILLLGGQLDPKQQSISGSLTEQMLSQFNINKAFISAGGVSIQNGVSNYHLHETMVSRKMVEVSKQVIVLTDSSKIGVDTFCKVCPLEKLDVVVSEQQIPEAWRSHQKLGKLNWIQA, from the coding sequence ATGATGTCTGTTTTGCCAGAAGAAAGAAAGAATGAAATTTTAATAGAACTGAACCAAATGGGAGCCGTAAAAGTTTCGGATTTAGTGGAGCAATTTCAGGTTTCAGAGGAAACGATTCGTCGTGACTTGATGCTATTAGAGGAAAAAGGACTTTTGAAGAGGGTTTACGGTGGAGCAATTAAATCAGTCTTTCCTTTTGAGGAACCTCCATTTATAAATCGAACAACAGTGAATCAGGAAGCGAAAGAGAAGATTGGAAAAAAAGCAGTCGATCTCATTTCTAATGGTGATGTGATCGTCATTGATGTTGGGACCACCATGCTTGAATTTGCGAAATGTATTCATGATAAAAAAGACGTAACCATTATCACGAACTCTCTTCCTGTTTCATCTGTATTGACCGAATCATTTAATCAAAATAAATTTACCGGCCAAATTTTATTATTAGGTGGACAATTGGATCCGAAGCAGCAGTCGATTAGCGGCAGTCTAACTGAACAAATGTTATCTCAATTTAATATTAATAAAGCGTTCATTTCTGCTGGTGGTGTTTCGATTCAAAATGGGGTTAGTAATTATCATTTGCATGAAACAATGGTTTCACGGAAGATGGTCGAGGTTTCAAAACAAGTGATCGTGCTAACGGATTCCTCTAAAATCGGGGTCGATACCTTTTGTAAAGTTTGTCCTCTCGAAAAACTCGATGTAGTGGTTAGTGAGCAGCAGATTCCAGAGGCATGGAGGAGTCATCAAAAATTAGGTAAACTCAATTGGATTCAGGCATAG
- a CDS encoding RNA polymerase sigma factor, translating to MNKEQNLMDRIRKGDEEAFSLLVEELLSAAFKTAYLILRSKDLAEDAVQNALEDCYISIMKNKDIRKFKAWFYRLVYSRAIDIYRKNTRIHSTDIEENPEALAKMISESAQNRAIRNENMNEMLDFILSLPKEQSVPILLHYYEDLPIKEISLILDENSNTIKTRLARGRKRLGELIQKNDKYPLEVNSHGI from the coding sequence TTGAATAAAGAACAAAATTTGATGGATAGAATCCGTAAAGGAGATGAGGAGGCGTTCAGCCTGCTAGTGGAAGAATTGTTGTCCGCTGCCTTTAAAACCGCCTATCTAATCCTCCGTTCAAAGGATCTTGCTGAAGATGCTGTGCAAAATGCACTCGAAGATTGCTACATTAGCATTATGAAAAATAAGGATATTCGAAAGTTTAAGGCTTGGTTTTACAGGCTTGTGTATTCACGAGCTATCGACATTTACCGTAAAAACACTCGTATCCATTCAACTGATATTGAAGAAAACCCAGAAGCTCTAGCGAAAATGATTTCCGAATCAGCCCAGAATCGGGCGATCCGAAATGAAAATATGAATGAAATGCTTGACTTTATTTTAAGCCTTCCTAAAGAACAAAGCGTTCCAATTCTGCTCCATTACTATGAAGACCTTCCAATTAAGGAGATTAGCCTCATTCTCGATGAAAATAGTAACACAATCAAAACGAGGCTGGCACGGGGCAGAAAAAGGCTTGGCGAACTAATACAAAAGAACGACAAATATCCACTGGAGGTTAATTCGCATGGGATATAA
- a CDS encoding YitT family protein: protein MFRLLFQMIIIGLCSILFGFAFNTFLIPHQLTSGGVTGIAFFIHHFIHINTGWIILAINIPLFLFGMKYLGKRFIFLTGFAVIVLSFSMKFIPIHAISPDILLSSIMGGALYGIAVGIIIRLGGSTGGTDIISLSLSKKKNMQVGFLNTCMNLLVVGISGLIFGWNITLYTIIAIYVAGRAVDMVYTTQNKLTLTIVTDKYEELSEALIHLHVRGVTITDAEGAYTHKPKKVLTTVITKFELNETKHTIRTVDPKAFVNITQTLEVMGRFRKN, encoded by the coding sequence TTGTTTCGATTACTTTTTCAAATGATCATCATTGGACTTTGCTCCATCCTTTTTGGATTTGCATTTAATACTTTTCTTATTCCACATCAACTAACGTCAGGTGGTGTAACAGGCATCGCCTTTTTTATACATCATTTTATCCATATCAATACTGGGTGGATTATTTTAGCGATTAATATTCCATTATTTTTATTTGGAATGAAATACTTAGGAAAAAGATTTATTTTTCTGACTGGTTTTGCTGTTATTGTTTTATCGTTTAGTATGAAATTTATTCCTATTCATGCAATTAGTCCTGATATTCTTCTTTCATCGATCATGGGGGGCGCACTCTACGGGATTGCCGTTGGGATTATTATTCGGCTAGGAGGATCGACTGGCGGAACCGATATTATCAGTCTATCCCTATCGAAAAAAAAGAACATGCAGGTTGGTTTTTTAAATACGTGTATGAATCTTTTAGTGGTGGGTATTTCCGGACTGATTTTTGGATGGAATATTACACTCTATACGATCATCGCCATTTATGTTGCCGGCCGCGCTGTGGATATGGTGTATACCACTCAGAATAAATTAACTTTAACGATTGTAACAGATAAATATGAAGAGCTTAGTGAGGCGCTAATTCATCTTCATGTTAGGGGAGTCACGATAACAGATGCAGAAGGAGCATACACCCATAAACCAAAAAAGGTGTTAACTACCGTGATCACCAAATTTGAACTTAACGAAACGAAGCATACCATTAGAACAGTGGATCCAAAGGCGTTTGTAAACATTACGCAAACTCTGGAAGTGATGGGACGTTTCCGAAAGAACTAA
- the leuD gene encoding 3-isopropylmalate dehydratase small subunit, which translates to MEPLRTHQGLVCPLNRTNVDTDQIIPKQFLKRIERSGFGQFLFYHWRFNDDGNPRPDFPLNDSKYKDASILVAGENFGCGSSREHAPWAVQDFGFKVIIAPSYADIFKNNCVKNGILAIQATEEQVQTIMKKAESEEYRLTVNLEEQLVYDNEGFEVHFEIAPYPKEMLLNGWDEIGVTLNYKEKIMQYELTHPQA; encoded by the coding sequence ATGGAACCGCTACGTACTCACCAAGGCCTTGTTTGTCCGTTGAACCGGACCAATGTCGACACAGACCAAATCATTCCGAAGCAATTCCTAAAGCGCATCGAGCGCAGCGGCTTTGGACAATTTTTATTTTATCACTGGCGTTTTAACGATGATGGAAATCCACGTCCGGATTTTCCTTTAAATGATTCAAAATATAAAGATGCCTCTATTTTAGTAGCCGGGGAAAACTTTGGCTGCGGATCTTCTCGTGAGCATGCCCCCTGGGCTGTCCAGGATTTTGGCTTCAAAGTCATCATCGCTCCAAGCTATGCTGATATTTTTAAAAATAACTGTGTAAAAAACGGCATCCTTGCGATTCAAGCTACCGAAGAACAAGTTCAAACCATTATGAAAAAGGCAGAATCCGAGGAATATCGATTAACGGTGAACCTTGAGGAGCAACTGGTTTATGATAACGAGGGCTTTGAAGTACATTTCGAGATTGCCCCTTATCCTAAAGAAATGCTGCTTAACGGCTGGGATGAGATTGGGGTTACCTTAAATTATAAGGAAAAAATTATGCAATATGAGCTTACCCATCCGCAAGCATAA
- a CDS encoding RDD family protein, whose product MESKEGNAWFYIHNHQQQGPVGLFELKKLFEQGILHAETFIWSKEMNCWQMAKSLDLFPDSTLNPILTVQQTENLAGNWHELEKDTYPKGRPFVRYLARFFDLSLFSLFLITFVSIFSPKFILESSDIFIFILSLVLYILVEASILSIFGNTLGKSILNARLRTTNGDPLNFLTSFKRSIFVTAAGMGFGLPIINIICFYFSYYDLKKNGKSTWDQQIGTVVLYGKVSTSRILFVSLFPIALLIAGLTI is encoded by the coding sequence TTGGAATCAAAAGAAGGAAATGCTTGGTTTTATATCCACAATCATCAGCAACAAGGGCCTGTAGGATTATTTGAACTGAAAAAATTGTTTGAACAAGGAATACTGCACGCTGAAACTTTTATTTGGTCGAAGGAGATGAACTGCTGGCAAATGGCGAAAAGTCTTGACCTATTTCCAGATTCAACCTTAAATCCAATATTAACAGTTCAACAAACTGAAAATTTGGCAGGAAATTGGCATGAACTAGAAAAAGATACCTATCCAAAGGGAAGACCGTTTGTTCGTTACCTGGCCAGGTTTTTTGACCTTTCTTTATTTTCACTATTCCTGATTACCTTTGTTTCAATCTTCTCCCCGAAATTCATCTTAGAATCATCTGATATCTTCATCTTTATACTAAGTTTAGTTCTATATATTTTAGTTGAGGCGTCCATCCTTTCGATATTTGGAAATACTCTAGGAAAGTCAATATTAAATGCACGTCTTCGAACGACGAATGGTGACCCATTAAATTTTCTTACTTCATTCAAGCGAAGTATTTTTGTAACCGCAGCCGGTATGGGATTTGGATTACCAATTATTAATATTATTTGCTTTTATTTCTCTTATTATGATCTAAAAAAGAACGGTAAGTCCACATGGGATCAGCAAATTGGAACAGTTGTCCTATATGGGAAAGTTAGTACATCACGAATTCTTTTCGTAAGCCTCTTTCCAATTGCCCTATTAATTGCAGGGTTAACCATTTAA
- a CDS encoding excisionase family DNA-binding protein gives MYLTIEETADYLSVSVPYVERLILQGKIRVLHDGEGEDLIYKDQFKTHFEQLEKYKKLVEELANEPIPESIDVKDED, from the coding sequence ATGTATTTAACAATAGAGGAAACAGCTGATTATTTATCGGTATCTGTACCATATGTGGAGAGATTAATTTTACAAGGAAAAATACGAGTTTTGCATGACGGTGAAGGCGAAGATTTAATCTACAAGGATCAGTTTAAGACACATTTTGAACAGCTTGAGAAATATAAAAAGTTAGTGGAGGAATTGGCGAATGAACCAATTCCAGAAAGTATTGACGTGAAGGATGAGGATTAA
- a CDS encoding glycosyl hydrolase family 28-related protein — MATYDKTHDPRKNKEILEQITRKQLDMKKAIQETEHLFEQCRQTPHSPILEKAQSLPFSEKIKECLFRLTAKRSRILEPTRIHVDGEGKVIPDWKDKLDQEYVCLIENIKTEVNVVDYGAIGDGKTDCTAAFKKAIGKGRVKVIVPPGVFITKEIRLSSWTWLMGSGKGTTTIKLHDQASKGTRLITNANHWRGNHHLLVEGMSLDWNVERLGNEAKTSTWGNHSSCLTFANITYGWVKDVEGINPGLHCFDISSTLYNYAGDGYRARGGSQYVWLDHVTGFGFGDDGITTHHSDYIFISNSHMCDPSGRAHRQGFSNSNGIEVDDGSRNVLLVNNSSARCFGGVEIKAHQDSSAASNVQIVGHISVHDNRAFNFRHIGHHKITDIESKSAFNIIAVNLAAISPIFTELYNSSTPRGMVVSAYKNVVINHFTLVGDPDYDYNGNPVIALQYRARNVILNNISVTDFNKAGAVIKVYGGENRADSIKIRNCSSEKIKIGLEVQNFSIENLESAKVYF; from the coding sequence ATGGCAACATACGATAAAACCCATGACCCGCGAAAAAATAAAGAAATTCTAGAGCAAATTACCAGAAAACAACTAGATATGAAAAAAGCAATTCAAGAAACAGAACATTTATTTGAGCAATGCCGCCAGACCCCACATTCTCCGATTCTTGAAAAAGCACAGTCCCTTCCTTTTTCAGAAAAAATCAAGGAATGTTTATTTCGTCTTACAGCTAAACGATCACGGATTTTGGAACCAACACGGATACATGTGGATGGTGAAGGAAAGGTGATTCCTGATTGGAAGGACAAACTGGATCAGGAATACGTCTGTTTAATTGAAAACATAAAAACGGAAGTTAATGTTGTTGATTATGGCGCGATTGGGGACGGAAAAACAGATTGTACAGCGGCTTTTAAAAAGGCAATCGGCAAAGGGCGGGTAAAGGTTATTGTTCCACCTGGAGTGTTTATTACAAAAGAAATCCGCCTTTCTTCATGGACATGGCTAATGGGGTCAGGAAAAGGAACAACGACGATTAAGCTCCACGACCAAGCTTCAAAGGGCACCCGGCTAATCACAAACGCCAATCATTGGCGAGGAAACCATCATTTGCTCGTAGAAGGAATGAGTTTGGACTGGAATGTGGAAAGGCTCGGTAATGAGGCAAAAACCAGTACATGGGGAAACCATTCAAGCTGCCTGACATTTGCAAATATTACATATGGCTGGGTCAAGGATGTTGAAGGAATCAACCCTGGGCTTCATTGCTTCGACATTTCCTCGACATTGTACAATTATGCCGGTGACGGGTACCGTGCCCGCGGCGGCAGTCAGTATGTCTGGCTCGATCATGTAACCGGCTTTGGCTTCGGGGATGACGGAATCACGACACACCATAGCGATTATATCTTTATTTCCAATTCCCACATGTGCGATCCAAGTGGACGGGCACACAGGCAAGGTTTTTCTAATTCCAATGGGATTGAAGTGGATGATGGTTCGCGAAATGTATTATTAGTTAATAATTCTTCAGCTAGGTGCTTTGGCGGCGTGGAAATTAAGGCCCATCAAGATTCTTCTGCTGCCTCAAATGTGCAAATTGTCGGGCATATTTCTGTGCATGATAATCGGGCCTTTAACTTCCGCCATATTGGGCATCACAAAATCACTGATATTGAATCTAAATCGGCGTTCAATATTATAGCTGTGAACCTCGCAGCGATTTCACCCATTTTCACAGAATTATATAATAGTTCCACACCGCGGGGGATGGTTGTTTCCGCTTACAAAAATGTGGTAATTAACCATTTTACACTGGTTGGCGATCCCGATTATGATTACAATGGAAATCCAGTTATCGCCCTCCAGTATCGGGCAAGAAATGTAATTCTCAATAACATTTCAGTTACCGATTTTAATAAAGCAGGAGCCGTTATCAAGGTATACGGGGGCGAGAACCGGGCGGATTCTATCAAAATACGCAATTGCTCTTCTGAAAAAATCAAAATCGGGTTAGAGGTACAAAATTTTAGTATAGAAAACTTGGAAAGCGCCAAAGTTTATTTTTGA
- a CDS encoding DUF3892 domain-containing protein: protein MMEKDFEKIYEQYRQQTEQQNQMEASQSKLDGKEEFVAVRKNDDGDLIAFKTNTGRELDYITALEEAKEGKIAHIDVFHKYGRDIIRSEPDGIKENNLDQMPEF, encoded by the coding sequence ATGATGGAAAAAGATTTTGAAAAAATATATGAACAATATAGGCAGCAAACTGAGCAGCAGAACCAAATGGAAGCAAGCCAATCGAAACTTGATGGAAAAGAGGAGTTTGTTGCAGTCAGGAAAAACGATGACGGGGACCTTATTGCATTTAAAACGAATACCGGACGGGAGCTGGATTATATAACGGCCCTTGAGGAAGCGAAGGAAGGGAAGATTGCTCATATCGATGTTTTTCACAAATACGGGAGAGACATTATCCGGAGCGAGCCGGACGGAATAAAGGAAAATAATCTTGATCAAATGCCGGAATTCTAG
- a CDS encoding DUF1836 domain-containing protein: MENINQIIDSLGLETSLTLDEIPKIDLYMDQVIQLFENKFNDSKRNEDEKVLTKTMINNYAKGKLIFPIQNKKYSKEHLILISLIYQLKGALSINDIKVTLNGLNKKIVNEELDLDSFYSSYLHLTGQNAAGFKVDIEERVNDVKKEVSEAQKENSAYLEQVLMVSSLVHMSNLYRRVAEKLVDEIVVEKEGKHQK, encoded by the coding sequence ATGGAAAATATTAACCAAATTATCGATTCTCTTGGCTTGGAGACAAGCTTAACCTTGGATGAAATTCCAAAAATAGACTTATATATGGATCAAGTTATTCAGTTATTTGAAAATAAATTCAATGATTCGAAGCGGAATGAAGACGAAAAGGTTCTTACCAAAACAATGATTAATAACTATGCCAAGGGAAAGCTGATTTTTCCCATACAAAATAAGAAATATTCAAAAGAGCACTTAATCTTAATCAGCTTGATTTACCAGCTTAAAGGGGCACTATCCATCAATGATATTAAAGTAACACTTAATGGGTTGAATAAAAAGATCGTCAATGAAGAGTTGGATTTAGATTCTTTTTATTCGAGCTATTTGCATCTGACTGGCCAAAATGCTGCTGGATTTAAAGTGGACATTGAGGAAAGGGTAAACGATGTAAAAAAGGAAGTTTCAGAAGCACAAAAAGAGAATTCAGCCTACCTTGAGCAGGTGTTGATGGTCTCATCACTTGTTCATATGAGTAATTTATATCGAAGAGTAGCTGAAAAGCTCGTTGATGAAATCGTAGTTGAAAAAGAAGGAAAGCATCAAAAATAA
- a CDS encoding DUF488 family protein: MPNIFLKRVYEPYEEMDGCRILIDRLWPRGISKEAARLSYWFKEIAPSNELRKWFCHKPELFEEFKVKYLDEIRTDEQKREYIRQIFEIASSERVTLLYGAKDPIYNHAQVLMDELTGLMEVDL; this comes from the coding sequence GTGCCTAATATATTTCTTAAGAGAGTGTATGAACCTTATGAGGAAATGGATGGCTGTCGAATTTTGATAGACCGGCTGTGGCCGAGGGGGATTTCTAAAGAAGCAGCCAGACTTTCTTATTGGTTTAAAGAGATTGCGCCGAGCAATGAGCTGCGGAAATGGTTTTGTCATAAACCAGAGCTGTTTGAGGAATTTAAAGTCAAATATCTAGATGAAATTCGTACCGATGAACAAAAGCGGGAGTATATCAGGCAAATTTTTGAGATTGCATCAAGTGAAAGGGTAACACTTTTATATGGAGCAAAGGATCCGATCTATAACCATGCTCAAGTTTTAATGGATGAACTTACTGGATTAATGGAAGTGGATTTATAA
- a CDS encoding Cof-type HAD-IIB family hydrolase, translating into MSFIAIDLDGTLLNEQNEISEENIKAIQYAQDRGFEVVISTGRAYFDVQTICKRAGIVPLIIGTNGATIHSKDGKVLSSITISKVRVESILKWLDEQDYYYEVFTNKAIYTLKKRREHFYQEIQSLKETDLDTDRKEVVAAAERQFEQFGYVLVESYHDILKQEEEYFNILACSFDEKKLAEGWKQFNMIDELRVVSSADHNIEITNKRASKGNALEKLALMMNGSLEQSMAIGDSNNDLSMFEKVRHSVAMGNAKNDIKAVCTTTTLKNIDNGVAHAIYRYIENFVVHK; encoded by the coding sequence ATGAGTTTCATTGCGATTGATCTTGATGGTACATTATTAAACGAACAGAATGAAATTAGTGAAGAAAATATAAAAGCAATTCAATATGCGCAAGATCGGGGTTTTGAAGTCGTTATATCCACAGGGCGGGCTTATTTTGATGTTCAGACCATTTGTAAAAGAGCCGGGATTGTTCCATTGATCATCGGGACAAATGGAGCAACCATTCATTCAAAGGATGGAAAGGTGCTTTCTTCTATTACGATTTCGAAAGTACGTGTCGAATCAATTCTTAAGTGGTTAGATGAACAGGATTATTATTACGAGGTGTTTACGAATAAAGCCATTTATACGCTTAAAAAGAGGAGAGAACATTTTTATCAAGAGATTCAGAGCTTGAAAGAAACGGATTTGGATACGGATCGCAAAGAAGTAGTGGCAGCAGCGGAAAGACAATTTGAACAGTTTGGCTATGTTCTCGTTGAAAGCTATCATGATATATTGAAACAGGAGGAGGAATATTTTAATATTCTAGCCTGCTCTTTTGATGAGAAGAAATTAGCAGAAGGATGGAAGCAATTCAACATGATTGATGAGTTGAGGGTTGTTTCATCTGCTGATCATAATATTGAAATTACTAATAAAAGAGCTTCAAAAGGAAATGCTCTTGAAAAATTGGCTTTGATGATGAATGGCTCCTTAGAGCAGTCGATGGCAATCGGGGACAGTAACAATGATTTATCTATGTTCGAGAAAGTCAGACATAGTGTAGCGATGGGAAATGCGAAAAATGACATCAAAGCAGTTTGTACAACAACGACCCTTAAAAATATTGACAATGGAGTAGCTCACGCCATTTATCGATATATAGAGAACTTCGTGGTTCACAAATAA